The DNA window ggaggccagcctggtctacagagtgagttccaggacagccagaggtatacagagaaaccctgtctcgaaaaaaccaaaaaccaaaaaccaaaaaaaaaataaaaaataaaaaaaattaaatcaagcggggcagtgatggcacatgcctttaatccgaggacttgggaggcagaggcaggaagatttctgagttcaaggccagcctagtctacagagttccaggacagccagagctacacagagaaaccctgtctctcgaaaaaacaaataatacgtgtgtgtgtgtgtgtgtgtgtgtgtgtgtgtgtatcaagaaAGGGctggtggtgagatggctcagtggttaagagcactgactgctattccagagttcaaatcccagcaaccacatagtggctcacaaccatccataatgagaaacaaataaaattttaaaaaaataaatgaataaaataaataaacaaagactGGACCTCTTGAAGCAAATACAGCAAATCGAGAAACAGTCTGTGACCTAGTGACAGACCATGGTCCAGAGAGATATCATTGCTGCACAGTGAAAAGGTAAAGACAAAGGAACTCTGACATAAGACCTAGCTTCCCAGTGAATGACTGACAGCCACTGTTTCAACCAGACACAAAGTGCTAGATGTCAAGAAGAACCCaggccattttcttgattggttaGGATTATCATTTTCTGGACTAACttaagagatggaggaagaagtctgacaatttttattagaaatagtCCCATACTAAAATATAAGAATTGTAGTCCTGGCCTACCAACAGTATACTGTTTCACCAAATGCAGGTATTCTTGTTGAAATTCacgtaaaatgaataaaacttgtTCCTACATTTCTAACATGGCATCCTCAATGACACAGAATagttcttccatttcttccttgatAACTGTGATGTCGCTATGTAAAAAAGATACCATATCCCTCAAAGTATTCCCATTTCCCCACTACTTACTTCCTAGGAgaggattttcttctctttctgttcctttgctGAATGAAAATGCAACATAaaagttctctcttttttttttttcaaagtaaagaAATAGGGCTTCTAAAAGAGTACATACTGTTCGTGGTTCCTGAGTAGCAAGCCCCTGCCTAGAGCACTTTTGTGGCTGTACCTTTGCAGCTGCCAGAGGGCCCGAAGCTAGTTCAATATTCAAATACAAAGTTCAGAGACAAGTTACTGGGGTAATTGAGAAAAGCTTTTACAAAACATTTGTGTGAGATCTGCTGATGTGCCAGGTGGCTTCAAATCAGTTCTACATGTGCTTTTCTAAACTGGGGATATCAGATCTTATCTCTGCAAAGCTGGGTTAGCTGCTATTATTATTACAGGATCTCATGgagccaaggctggtctcaactcactatgtagccttgaatTTCCTGCTCccacctaccaagtgctgggattacagaagttCGTTATAAAGCCCAATTTATGTGGTactagggaccaaactcagagCTTCACATGTGTCAGGCTTGCATTCTACCATCTGAGCTACAGTCACAGTCAATACTACCTCTTTTAAAACTATGTACATTtgaattcatgtgtatgtgtgtgcactgaatcccctagaactgcaATTATGTTTGTGAGCTATACaaagtagatgctgggaattaaatcccTCTGAGAGCAGCAATCAATcattctcaaccactgagctgtctcttcctaccattttgttgttggtttttgttttgttttgtttttttaacatttatttgacCTGTGTGGCAACTGTGTCAAAGTCACAAGACAATTTGCAGGagcttgttttctctatctacCAAGTATGTTTCACAAATCAGATTCAGATAGACAGGCATGACAGCAAATACTtttcttgctgagccatcttactgggcCCCaataatattgctttaaaaaactttttatttgttttaaactaAGGTGAGGGcaaacacctttaaccccaacactcgggagacagagacagccagatctaaggctagcttgatctacagaaccagttccagaacagccaaggctacactgagaaCCAGGTCTCAAATAAATAGGTAAGTAgattaggtaggtaggtagacagacaggtCATCTTTgggagcttgagagatggctcagctactaagagcactgtctgttcttctggagatcctgagttcaattcccagcacccacataacacagacagctcacacctgtctataACTGTAGCCCTTTGGgatatgatgtcctcttctggtgttcaGGAACACATACAGACGAAACACCcgcatgcgtgtgcatgtacgtgtCTTATGGATAtatgatgagttttttttttaaggtttcctttttaatgtatgagtgttttaatGTATGAAGTCTACATGTCGGTATAtgttccacatgtgtgcctggtgcctccAGAAGtccaaagaggacatcagatcccctgtaactaGAGCTAAAGAtgtttgtgagcctccatgtaggtgctggaaatcaaactcaggtcgtctgCAATAGCAACAAACATTCCTAACAACTAAGCCATCCCTCTAGTCTAataccatcatttttaaaaacatatacacaaaaatatgttGATATgtggtgtgatggcacacatctttaatcccagcacctggtagGCAtgggcaagtggatctctgtgagtgtggccagtctagtctacaaagcgagttcgaggacagccagagctatataatgaGAATCTGTTTCCAAAACACCAATAAAAAAGGTAGTAATCAAGTGTTCATTACACAGACAATGTTGATACTTTCCTGTATTAATATACACTATATTTTAAGAGTGCTTCATCATTTGCTATTGGGATTACAGCTGATCATGGTAGCTCATGACTGTAACCTAtcccttgggaggctgaagccCTAAGGTCAAAATACCAAAACACAGTATCTGGCTGGAAATTGTGAATAATTTTATCTGTTAGCCAGTGTTTCAAATACTAGTTGGttaaggaaggttttttttttttgtttctttgttttgtctttaaatatttattttatgtatgagtacaatgtagctgtcttcagacaagccagaagagggcattagatcccattataggtagctgtgagctactatgtgattgctgggaattgaactcaggacctctggaagagcagtcagtgctcttaaccactaagccatctctccagccccaaggaaattttgtggtttgttttgttgtttgtttgttgtttggtttggtttggtttttgttttgagacagggtttctctatgtagccctggctgtcctggaactcactctgtagaccaggctggcctccaactcagaaatctgcctgcctctgacttccaagtactgggattaaaggcgtgcgccaccactgcccagcccccaggaagttttaacttttaacttaAGATTTGACAAGTTAAAAAAGTCCataattgggggctggagagatggctcagtggttaaaaccactgactgctcttccagcagacctcagttcaattcccaggaaacacatggtggcttacaaccatgtgTAATTGGATCTGATACCGTCTTCTGGtaggtctgaagacagctacagtgtagtcatataaaataaataaaatccttttttaaaaatccataataaTCAAGACTAAGAGCCATGTATAATATAAGCACTTGGTAGTATGAGACAGGAATATtacaagttccaggtcaacctaGACTAAAACGCAAGATACTGTCATCCCCACAAACTAGCCTCCTCCACCTATAAAAGCCACAGTAGTTCATGAATGTAGGGCCAACTCTTGAGAGCCTGAGgcaagaaaaccaggaaggagTTCCCTTAAGCTGTCAAAAAACAGATGGGGGTAGATACCCAATAGTTTAGTCCTTATTTCAGTATCCTTAGCCTGATTCTAGACTTTAATAAGTCTTTCACCTGTAGGTAAATTTAGTACATAGTTATATAATGTATGTGTCCATTGTGAGAATTTACAGCTTGAGAACCTCTACAGAACTACAGGTACAACTGATAATACTGTAGCTAAATGGAGATGACAATGTAAACTGCTTAGAAACTATTACTCATCTTTTTTCTTGTTAGGTATACTGCATTCTGACAGATTTGTTTGCCTGGTTTCaggacaaggtttcactgtgacctatctgacctcaaactcaggatctcaCCTCAGCCTTCCAAACACAGACATGTGTGCCCACAATGTTCTGCTCTCTACCAATTTTGATGTTTTTACTACTAatcgtgtatgtctgtgtagtaTGTTCACAtaccctgaaggtcagaagcGTCTGTCGAAACCTCTGATGCCCTCAAGCTGTGAGCTACCCTACCCCTTCCAATCTCGTTCTCTTTTCCTTAATAAATTTGCATTTGAGCcccttaataataaataaattgccACTACACACCTTTAAGagcagcactcaagagacagaggcaggtgtatgTCTATGAACtgagccagtctggtctacattgtgagtccCAGGAGTCAGGGGTAGAgaaagaaagaccctgtctcaaaaaaacaaacagaaaaaaattttaaaaataaataaataaataaataaataaataaaacacatggtttGAGGAATTAATTTCTGAACTTTGAATCAAGGTTGAATAGTCATCTTTGCACAACCAACGGGGAAGAAAAAGATAGCCAATACATAATTAGCAAGTGAAATTGCAAGAAGACATATAACCCACTTCAATATTAAAAGCTGATTTTCTAGAACTCTAActctaagggatctgatgctcctcctgacctctgagggcacaagGGCGTGCATCtggtacactcatacacacaattaaatttaaaaatctaaaatttaaaaaaaaaaaaaatccctgattttctttgttgtttttgttgggggtagggggtgcCATTCCTGGGGACTGAAGTGCTGGCTTCACGCACACTAGGCGaacactaccactgagctatatgcGAAGCACTCTTACTTTATTTTGAGCCAAACTCATCTTGTAGCCCAAAAAGATCCTTGACCTTGTGGTcgccctgcctcagcttcctgagtagctgggattgcaAACAAGCCTGTACCAGCAGGCCAGGCTAATTCAACGAGTTTTAGTCCAAGTTCAACCACCATGCTCATCCTGAAGCTCCATCCATCTTGCGCACTGGCAAACATTACCACAGTGAAGTAGAATCTGTCCTGTTCTCAGAACTCAGTATCATACTTGgggcacacacaaaaaaaaaaagcactgaaaaTACTGTTTTGAAACAACATCTCACTACATATGAAAACATTTAAGACAACTACAatggttttaaattaaaaaaaaaaaatttaaaaaaaaagtatctccTGAGATGATTGAGGGTTTATTTTCCAATGAGCCTTAAAGAAAACACTAAGGGTATAAGTACCTTTGGAAAACACTGACTTACACAGTTTCAAGATAATcttaacaccttttttttttttttggtttttcgagacagggtttctctgtatagccctggctgtcctggaactcactctgtagaccaggctggcctcgaactcagaaatctgcctgcctctgcctcccgagtgctggaattaaaggcgtgcgccaccacgcccggcttacaccTTTTTATTACTaactcacatgcatgtgtataagaATGTAGGGACCCTAGAATAAACTCACTCCAGTTCACAGGCTTAAAGAGTAAAGCACCTTTACCCCAGAGCGATCTATCTTTACCATGCAAAGGTCCTCTCTTCTCAAGTAAATTTTCTTTAGACACTATGTTTACAACATTCCTAGTTAggcttaaaatgttttaaatcacaCCCTAAGGGGGCTCAGtgtagttaagggcacttgctgctcttccagaggacctgggctcagttcccagcacccacatggtggggcagctcacaactgcctggaactccagctccagggaatctgatgcctacTTGGACAGCTGCACTCACAGGAACAGATCTgtaaacagacacatacatacctacataatCTTTAAATCACTTCTCCCAAATTATTTTTCCTAATGTATACTAAACAATTAAGTACTTTCAAGTTGGAGAACAGAGTTAGAATAGAATCATCAATGTATTTCTAAGACACAAAATGTTTTGCTGAAAtaagtattaataataataagctaTGTTTACCCTATCACTTGTACCAAGAATGACATTTATGTCAAAATAGGAATAACCTTAAAATACTAGGAAAATGTAGGATGACACAAATATGGGAAAATGTAGTTTGAATATACACAAACACCTACTTTAATATGTCAGGAACTAAATACATAGCTGAAAATAAATTACAATCCTTTTAGCCATTAAAGTGAAACTCAAGcacataataaagtaaaaattaagaaaCCAAAAGGGAATTACAGTCTACAAATAGAcaatttaaatgaatgaattaaaaggAATAAGTAGTTTGGAAATCCGTCAAAATATCACACTGAATATAAATTCCAATACCTCAAATGAATATTTGTCGCAAATCAAGTTTGTGTAAATTATCTTTTCATCTAAACCACCTCTGGGCCCACAAGTGGCTGACGTGCAATATGCCCTGTTTCTTAAGCAGAAATGCCATCTTGCAaggccaaaaataaaatatgtaatacaataataaagaataagGAGTAAGGCCTCTCATTTTCAGAGACAGACCATGACTACTCGGGGTGGTTGTCGTTGGTACAGAGATCTCCTTATAATAGACTTTACTACTTAAACGACGAATGGTACTAAAGAAATACTATcgcctttatttttaattaaggtaAGACGGTTCCAATCCTCACTACTGCAGTTCAATTTCTGCTATTTCAGGGCTGGCAGATGGATTGAATACACCCACACACCCTCAAGGGAAGGAAAAATCACCACCCTTCTCCCACggactttaatgaaaatgagcaGGTAAGCGAGGCCTCCCCAGCACGCTGGAAATCCAAGAGGGCGGCCCTGAGGCTCGGACTGCAGAGCAAAGCCTCGTCCTCCGACCCCACGTCCCCACACCTCGCTCGCAGGGGAAGGGGCGGAAGGGCTCATTAGTGCCTTCCTTAATTGACACCTGTAATGAGGAAACTTTCCGAGGCCGCCCGAGCCTGACCCGGCCCGGGCTGCGCCGCGGCCTCTCGGGCGCCCAGGTAACCCGGCGGCCTGGGCCCGAGGCGCCGCGACGGCCGCGCCACCGCGCACCTTCCCGGGCACACAGGCCCGTCGGCCGGGCCGGCCGGGTCGCCGCGGCCCGCAGGCCGCGGCAGGCAGGCGAGGCGCGAGGGCGCAGCCCGGGGACCCCCAAACCGCGCACCGCGACGGGTCCCCGACCCGGCGACTTACTTTCATTTAACACCTCCACCAGGTCTGCGCAGTTCTCGCACATCGTTCGGCCgccgcccccccctcccccgctgaGGCTCGCACTGCCGGATCCCGACCggcgggggggaggggacagaggcaggggagggggccgGCCGGCCGGCGGGGCGGGGNNNNNNNNNNNNNNNNNNNNNNNNNNNNNNNNNNNNNNNNNNNNNNNNNNNNNNNNNNNNNNNNNNNNNNNNNNNNNNNNNNNNNNNNNNNNNNNNNNNNNNNNNNNNNNNNNNNNNNNNNNNNNNNNNNNNNNNNNNNNNNNNNNNNNNNNNNNNNNNNNNNNNNNNNNNNNNNNNNNNNNNNNNNNNNNNNNNNNNNNNNNNNNNNNNNGAGGGGAGCGCAGGCCTCAGGGGCGCCGGCGGCGGGGAAGGGGGAAGGacgggggaggggacagggaggaggggcgGGCGGGGAGAGAAGCAGCAGAGTCACTTCACCACCGACCGGACGCCGcggccaccgccgccgccgccgccatttTAATGGAGCGCTCGGGCTGCGCTCGGCTCCCTCGCCTGGGCGGAAAGAGCCGAAGAGAGGCGCCTCGCGCGCTCATCCCTCCGCCCTCCCGCCCCCGCCCTCCGCCTCCCTCCGCACACACGCCGCACGCCCTGCCGGAGCCAGCCGCCGGCcgccctccctttcctcttccgtCCGGCCTCCCCGCCCTCGGGCCGCCCCCCGTGCGCGCTCGCCCTCCCCGCCCAGCCCGGATCTCTGGCAGCGGCCGGAAGGGGAGCGCGCCGCCCGCCGCCGGGGGGGAGGCGGGGGAGCGGAAGATGGCGGAGGCTGCGGGCGGGTCGCGGGTACGCGGCGGCCTCTCCCGCCCCGGCGGCCTCCGGCGCCCCGGGAGGCTCGACGGGAGCCGGGACGGATGGCCCGCCCTGTcccgcggcgcggcgcggcgcctCCGGGCCTCCCGCACCCGCGAGGGGAAGCGGCGAAGTTTGCCCGTCCTTCGGGTACTTGGAGGGTGGAGCCGGCCGCGGGTCAGCAGATGCCGGCACGCCGCGGCGCGCTCCCCACCTGGCTTCGGGAGAATGGAACAGCCCAGGGCGCGTCTTAACCTGAATCCCTTTTTATCTCTGCCGTGCGGTTGGTTCTGTGAGGCTCATGGATCCTCAGCAGTGAAACACCTTGACAGGACTAGAAATGGCGCGGTTGAGAAACCGTGACACCTCGTTTTTACGCACGAGGTCTGACTACCCATTCATTCTTCATCGGAAATGCACTATTAGGCTTTTTCATGAGAGCGAGAAAGCGAGAGGAACGAAGCCTGGCGTGATGGTTTACGACCGTACTTCCTAAACGCAGGCAGGAGGGTTGCTCCGAGTTCGAAGGCAGCCTGAGCTATTTGCCCAGTGTCGAAAGAAATGGGAGCCAAAAGTGGGAAACAGTGAAAGGGACATCCAGCTTAAGTTTGGTATTGCATTAAGAACTAAAAACTCAGATTATTTCCTATGAGCACTTGaaactcttgcagaggacccagattcaattcccagcacctacatggtgctcacaaccatctatatccTGTTCCAGGGAAGACTGCTGCTGTCGCCATGCACACTcgtggcatacatacatacatacacactcgtggcacacatacgtacatgcaggcaggaaaaacataaaatgagtaatttttttaaaaaaaaaaatttagagaacAAATCAGTGTTGGAAAGTTTTTCCTTCActaatttctgtttctaaaatacTTCCACAGGGAGCCGATAACAAAGTCTGAAAGGTCATGTGCATAACCCTAAACCAAAACTTGAGCACATGTTAACTAGGGCCCGTACTAACCTGTCTTATCGAGGTGTGTCACACTTTTTCTGTGCACTGGAACTGCCTCCTCCTTCATGCTCTGTTTTTGCATGGCACTATAAAGTTCCACTCCAACCTGTTTCTGTTATTTCCTCTGAGCTTTGTGAGTTGTGCAGCTGTTTGCCCTTCATCCTTCTCCCCACTTAGAGTGCTCCTATCAATGATTATTGACTCAGCAGATATCACCTTCCAGCTAACCTTTGTCAGCCCTCTtaacagtccttttttttttttctcccagtacATCCCAGGTTTTTTGAAATGCCATCAACGAAACTTGATTTGAAAAAGACCCACTCTCTAAGGAATATTTCTAAGTTGTTTTACACTAACAGGCTTGGTAACCTGGTATCTCTAGGGTTGTTCATACCTTATAAGTTTTTGCCTATGACACTGACATCTGTATAGCATTGAGTCTTTAGGAAAAAATTACTGTTCTCTAAAAAACTGATTAACTCAGCCAACATGCATTTTAACCCTTCTCTATGCCTGAAACATAATCTAAATATGgaaatgaattgaaaaaaaataaaggcatttttAAGTATTGGTGTAGTACTTTTTGAGGTTGACTTTTGCTTTGTTAGTCCATACTGACATAGAATTCAAATTCCTCATGCATCTGCCTTCCAGGGACCCAAATTACAGGTAGGTGTCATTATATACAGCTATACTTTACCCACAAACCCCTGAACATTGAAGTTACAAATAGGATAAAAGCTAACCTTAAAATTGATATAAAGGGTAATAAAATCTGGGCCACTAACTACGCAGAGGTGGTACacactttaatcctagcactcaggagccagaggtggACAGATTTCTGGGCTCAAGGACAGCTGGGTCtagagaatgagttccagaacaaccaggctacatgaagaaatcctgtcttggaaataaataaataaataaatctgtgtcTCTCCTGCTTTATTTGACCAAGTGTCTATCCTTAGATTGcttatgtgaaaaaaataaaacctagcccggcatggtgacacatgcctttaatcccagcactctggaggcagagggaggcggatttcggggttcgaggccagccaggtctacaaagtaagttccaggagagccagggctacacagagaaaccctgtctcgaaaaaccaaaaaaataaaataaaataaaacttaagtgacacaaataaatgcatacatgatATAGTAGTCAAAGTCTATACTTGCAGTatttgagaagcagaagcaggattGTCACACATCTGACCCTCCTGGTTTAcatgctgagttccaggccaccgaAACTGCTTTacacaaccctgtctcaaaaagaaatgagCTGGGATATAGTTCAGTGTTAGGTAGCTTGCTTGACATGTATATTATCTCAGGTCAATTCCCAAAAatacacatacttaaacacacaaaTGATCCTGAGAATCTGGAAAATTATTGGTAGAAATAATGGTTTCTTCCATTATCTACATCAGGGCTCAACAACTTTGACAATAAATGCAAATAGTGAACATTTAGATTATAGAGCATAGGGGCCCTAGTGATTACAAACCTGTAAATGAAGGGGCTGCAAACAATGACACTGTCTCAGAGGAGAGGACTGAGGAGGGGGCTCATTgagcaaagtgcttgctgcacaagcatggtGAACTCATGTGTGGAACCCAGTACCCTTGGAATGGTACGTGTGACAGTAGATACCTGTAACTCTAACCTGGGGAGGTGAGGAAAGGGAATGAGGCAGGAAAATCCCTCAAGTTCAGTGGTTGATGAGACAACTGTCTAAAATGGCAAGCTGTACATTCAGtaagaggccctgtctccaaaaggaaaaacaaaaggaaaggtgaATGATGTAAAGACTGGGCTCAGTAGTTCAAAGCACATAgtgttctcacagaggacctggtcgGTTCCCAGCATACACTAATGGACAGTGAACTTGAAAGGTGTACAATTTTCACGTTACAAAAGACTGCTActgcatattt is part of the Mus pahari chromosome 13, PAHARI_EIJ_v1.1, whole genome shotgun sequence genome and encodes:
- the LOC110330280 gene encoding uncharacterized protein LOC110330280, translating into MAEAAGGSRVRGGLSRPGGLRRPGRLDGSRDGWPALSRGAARRLRASRTREGKRRSLPVLRVLGGWSRPRVSRCRHAAARSPPGFGRMEQPRARLNLNPFLSLPCGWFCEAHGSSAVKHLDRTRNGAVEKP